A region of the Sarcophilus harrisii chromosome 3, mSarHar1.11, whole genome shotgun sequence genome:
GTTTCTACTGAGAGTCCCAAAGTTGTAGTCAGGCCTCTCCTATTCTCTAAGTTTGAGTGACTTAAACAGTTTGGGTCTTTGTACTTTTCcccatattttctttaaaaaattgttagcCTACCTTTCtgttttctgatattttataatCTTGAACTAGATGCTTTATAACATACGTTTGCTTCTTCCACCTCCTCTGCAGTTTTTAAGTATTTTGTGAACAACGATCGTGTCTTATACTTTCATACTTATATATGGCACCTGTCACAGTGCTTGATGCTTGCATTTGGGCACAATACTTGTCATTTAGTGCTTAAAAGATGTTTCTCTATTCTGTATCTGTGTGTTTTAGGATTCATCACAGGGAGACTCTGAGCCATGGTATTCTCAGCGAGCATATGCGAGATACTGGCAACATTATAACCAAGCCATGCAGTGGATGCGTCGGCACCAGAATGCCTACAGGAAGGCTATGCTGTCCTTCTATAATTCCCCATGGTATTTGCCTGCTCTCATTCCAAACAGTCGTTATGCAGACTGGGGTGGGGAGGACCAGTCAGCCAAGGAGGATTATTTCTCTTCCCATGGTTGGCACAACAGATCTCAGTATCCACAGTGGTCACAGCAGCCTCCTCATAATACCCACAGTCACCAAAGGACCACAAAAGATGACCACGTTTCCTCCACAGAAGAAGAGTCAGATTCAGATGGGGAAATAGAATGTGATTTGAGTAACATGGAGATCACAGAAGAGCTCCGTCAGTATTTTgctgagacagaaagacacagagaagagTTAAGTAAGTCTTGTCtgcttcctttcattcttttctcatatatggtttttttttttcattaatgatttCATTGTGTTGTCCTTCCTCCTTCACCCCAATCCTATTTTACCACAGACTTCCTTGAGTTTCATGACTGGAAGTGACCTTCAAAGTAAAACGTGTGACTGATTTCCTGAAGGAAGTGTTGTACAATAAAAAGATCagtagatttggaattaggagcTAGATTCCAATCCTGGTTCTGCCACAAATTACTTGTCACTTCATCTTTCTGGGTTTCTTTCATCACTTGTAAAGCAAAAGAATCAAACTATTTAAGGTCTTtaatgtcccttctagctctaaatatggTTTTCTAATGATCATAAGATTTCATAAGTCAGAAAGTCCTTGTCCTTTTTGCAGTTTCTGTATGCTACATTCTTTTTTGATTCAGGGTTAATATAGAGTGAGTACAAAGTGGAAATACACCTGGAGTCATCAAAGAGCTATGCTAGCATAACTCAAACACATAGGCCCACAGGCAAATATTGAAACATTTATTGTTCCAGATCCAATCATTTTCAACTGTGTTTTTGTCACATGACTCAGACATCCCTGAAGACCTGGAAAAATTGTCCTAATGCATTAAAAAGCTCAAGAAaccattttcatttaataatagtATACATTGAAACACCTTTAAATGATCCAATAAATTATGACCCATTTCATTCTCCATTAAACAATTTGAATTTTACAAATCACATTttcttgtttaaattttttattaacatgttttatttttatattatgttcaTTTCCCAGCACATCCTCCCCCTTTCCATTGACTTAGCttttagaacaaagaaaaggaaaaaataatgcaacaAAACTAATAGCCAACAACATATCAGCCAAATccaatattatatgtaatatttcatGCCCATGATCACCCATCCCtacaaagggagggagagaggcataTTCTAGTATCACATTTTTGTGGCTAAGCTTAGTTGTTATAATTTTACagaattcaggtttttttcttttattgtccctTTTTCCCCATTCCATTAACTTGTATTTGCTTAGTATATGTTGTATGtacctattattatattataataatgcatatattaatataatatatgtcatttcccccattagaatataaataagcTTTCTTAAGTCAGAAAGCCCTGTCTTTTTTGCAGTTTCTGTATGCTACATTCTTTTTTGATTCAGGGTTAATATAGAGTAAGTACAAAGTGGAAATATACCAATACACCTGGAGTCATCAAAGGgctatcctcagtgcttagtataatacttaactcaggggtcctcaaactttttaaatatggggcaagttcactgtccctcagacagttggagggctggactagagtaaaaacaaaaactttgttttgtgggcctttaaataaagaaacttcatagccctgggtgagggggataatcgtcctcagctgccacatctggcctgcgggcgtagtttgaggacccctgattagCTCAtagtaaaggcttaataaatgtttatttgaaaaattctttaatattacttattatttttcctcattctgtttacttcactttgcatcagttcatataaatctttcatgCCTTTCTTTACATTACATTCAGTATTTGTTAGaacatagtaatatttcattcatatagcaCAGCTTGTTTATTGATTTCCCCAGAGTATCTTCTTTGTTTATGGTTCTTTCCTAATTTAAGAAACACTTTTACAAACATTTTGATAGGTACAAGACCTTTCTAGCATTGACTTCATCTTTGAaaatcaatttcaattttattaaaactgGAATTTGTCTTTATTATTTAATGTAAGCTCCGTAGGGTAAGTATCATTTTTTATTCATAGCTAGCATTTTACATAGTGCCTTGTATCtactaaatgctttaaaatggtttgttcaattgaaatgaattggatttggcATTTGAAGTCTTTACACAGAATCATTAATACATCAAATGCCATAAACCTTGAGCCAAGTCTTTGCTGTATTTTATTCAAAGAGATCAAGACTGAAAATACTTGTGGTTTTCTAAAGCCATCCACATTGATATGGGGAAATGAAAGTTTTctcttgaaaaacaaataagtaataaaaatatcaagaagcaattccccccttcctccccagtCAGTTTATTTTGATTGAGAAATAGATCTCCAATTCCTGCTTGTTAGCAATATTTGTATTAGGTATCATTTTTAAGCTGTAAAAGTAACATTAaggttttccttctaatcttttatctttgtgtttatcTGACAAGTTTtctgagttttgtttgtttgttttaattactCATTACTCAGATGACTTTCTCAGTCATTTAGAAATTGTTACAGTATTTTATGTAATCTATGCTAAACTGTATCCTTAAGTAATATTAAGCAATTCTGAGGAGGTGGGGTAGGGCCTATTTTCTAGAGAGGAACTTTCCAAAGGAAATTCTAAATAGCACCTTACCCCTGGAAATCATACTAAAATGCTAAATCATTTATGGAAtggtaatttcatttttttaaaaacatatattcatTAGTTCATTGTAAGGAATTTATTGTTACTTTTTAGTGAATTAACCAGATATACagattttttagtgaattatctAGATATACAGATTTTTGAGAATTAGGAGGTTGGGAATTCTAGCAGGAGGAATTTGTAGCAATAAATTGTTTCAAACCTGACAAGtactttaagaaaaaagtttGTTCTTGTATATAGAAATAAGAgatgatatcaagaaaaaaaaatttcattgttaGAATTGAATAGTTTCAAATTAAATAACTGAACAGTGTTAAGTATTTTGATTTTAGtttgtatattttattcaaaGCTCTAAATGCTTTGTCAAgtagtaaatatttcattttacaaaaattaggTGGAAATTgcccagaggaaagaaagaagtatttatttttacaaagtatGTGATCCTTTTAATTTAGCTTTTCtaatttatgctttaaaatattaatttagtaaACACTACTAAATTCAATATATTGCATTCCTTTGATTCTAGAATTGGCTCTCATGAAGAACTCTAAGCCTGGGTTACTACAAGACTTTGACTTAGAAACTGTTTATGTCAGTGTTTgtgaaaatacaatgttcttCAACCTGCTCTTTTAGAtcccttcagaaaaaaaaaaaaagggggcatCAAGTGAGAACCCATCTAGATGTTACTAACATAGAAGACTACCTCCAGCAGAAACATTATGTATGACATTCTATTCTGTATAGAACAGAAAttgagaattttttctttgaaaaatcaaagagaaattctTCCCAagtaccttaattttttttttaccttagcaaaaataaaaaattcagaaaaacaaattctgtaatttatattttacaaaattgcatgtcttcagaggaggacagttATAAGAGATTttcttatatgtaatataataaaaagctattgcaTTTTTAGCAACATTAGACCAAAATTTGCATGTATATCTATGTGGTTTAGTTTCATGAAAACAAAGGCTGACTTTGATGGTGGCTgagattcttttgttttctgtgctTCCTTGGCATCATTGTGGCAAGTGCCTCTCAGCCTCCTAAATAATAGTTTCTTGTTTCTGTAgtcttaaaaacattaaaatatgattttgtcACAGTTctctacttttatttcatttttggctcTCATATCTTAGCAAATTATAATGTTTATTTGAAAGTTTgattaatataatcattttctattagggtttatgttttaaataagaggttgaaaaaaaaacaacctcttaagtattttatgaataagtttatattctacttgCCTAATGATATTTATTCAGAACATTTGGGAAAGTTTAGGTGACAAAAGAGTAAATTTACAAAaagctgagaagagaaaattgagactatTCACGGaagtttgcattttttaaaatatgtattccataaatatatgttttacataGTTTATAGGATCATTgacttagagttagaagggaaacTTAGAGGCAAAATCttatccaactccctcattttacagatgaggaaagtgacaTCCAGAGAAGTTCCATGATATCTCTTAGGTCCCATAAATAGTCATTGGCAAGTGTGAGATTTAAGCCTATGTTCTAACTCCAAAGCCAGTGAGTTTTCTTTCTACTATCTTTAGTTCTATCTTAGTTTATCTTCACTTCAAGTGAAATTTTTTCAAATTGGACTTGATGATCTTATTTATGATTCCTAGGAATCTAGATACTAACTTCCTAACATATTCTTTTAATTGTAGTAGTAGTGtataattcaatgatttttaaagtagGAGATTAAAAATGGGTCCTTTAAAACCACTAGAAACAGAACCTGCTTTTGATTGTGTGTCTTTGTCAGACATAATCAGTAATTCTTACTTTTTGAGGTTTAGTTGGCTATGATGTTTCAAGGTTCTACTGTGTAGAAAATTAATATGGgtaagaaaagaaatgtatattaactTCTTATTCTTAAAATACAGACGCTGCAAATTATAGCAGATTCTCCAAGAAATCTCCAAGATTCCCCCTAAGGGAAAGAACCAGACTATAGAATTTTGTCTCTATCAAAAAATAggtatgaggaaaaaaaaatattgtcattgGCTGTTTAATTATAGAACTTCCTCCTCTAGGCCAGTTTGCCATCCTTGCATCAAGCCTCAGTCAGTAAGTATATAATGACCCTACCTTCAAGTGACTTACTGTCTAATTGAAGAATCAtggaatatatacacacaattttaAATATCACTGCAAGAAATGACCTATTATTAACTACAAAACAAATGATATTGATAATAGATAATGAAGGGTTTTTTGTCACTGTGGACTAAATGGAGAAATCAGGACTTAAGCTTACCTGTTGAAGGATGAGTAAGGTTTTTGAGGTGGAGGCTAAAGAAAGTTCAagcttctctttatctttctgctGCTTAGAAAAACCCAAAGTATTAATTACCACAAAAACCgacaaaatgaattttatattataattggtTTGAAAAAATATGTTCCATACCTACAATAACAGATTCCCCTTCATGTCATTATCTTTTTGAATAGAAGTATGCCTgttattttaaattcttgtttTCTTAATTAGTCTTCAGTCAGGCTATTGGAACTATGGCAGAAGAATTCTTCTAAAGTCTTGTTTAGAATCCTGTTCTACAAGTTTAAgagttaaaatgaattttaagctAAACTACTAACAAGACCCATGAGCATAGTAAATCTTGTAGTTACTTAACAAACTAatctttcatgctttttttttttccagtcccaGATTTCAGTGGTGGTGAATGAACTCATACATATGATAACCCAAGCAGgtactatattttatagatagagaGCATAAGTAGGTTATTGTAAGTGTAATATATTGGTAACCTGCTTCATCAGGAATCAGATAAGTCTCCAGTAGAAAGGGAGCTGGCTTATATATCTGTATCAGTAAATGTTTCAAATTCCTAAAGTAAGTATGCATATAGGAtaggatataaaaatattatgatttgTTATAGCCAATCTCAAAAAACATGATTCAGGATATGAATCAAGTTTATATTTTCCTATAGCTGTGCTAAAGATCAATTCTGACAAAATGGCAAGAGTTGTAATATGAAACACATgctaatattagaaaaaagagaagaaaatggattcTTCATTAAAGCTAATGTCATGGTACTTGGTAGTTCTATCTAATCCCCCCACCATTCCCCCTCAACTATTCTGCCTTTTGGCTAGCTGCTTATAGTATATAGGTAGAATTGTCTATATGCCTTTGCTTTTTTTAGGTTTAGCTTACTGTATATACCGTAATTATTTTACCAGTCATTTATGTTAGACAGAAATTAGCAGTTTTTCAAATATGATTTAccctattcttttatttatttttttgtactcCTCCTTGTCACCTTATTCATCTTTAGTGTCTGACCAAGATATACTAGTTAAGTTAACATCTAGGTGTGCTTTGTAATCTAGGCACAATCCACTTGCAAAAACAAAAGTAggtgaaaaatatatattgtctAGACTATGACATGCAGTAAATTGGTATTACCCAGTTATAAAGCTTGATTCTAAAAGGGTTTTTCTAGTATGTGATGAGGGAAGATCTTAAAATCTTTTGCCAAGTTAAGATCCTGTTTGCTTTGTGGAAATTAGCCCAATAGCTGTATTTAAGACTAAtaaataactggcatttatgtaATCCcttaaaattcacaaagaatttgacataaattatctcatttgatcatacTAAACTTATGAGCAAGGTGatacaggtattattattcccattttaacagatgaggaaactgaagctcagagaggagGTTAtaggatttgcccagagtcaccacAATTCATGTCAAGGGTGGGATTTGATCTGTGGTCTGGAATTTGATCAGGAATAATCCAGACTTCAAATCTAGTACTTCCATTGTGTCATGCCGTCTAATCTTAATAATCACGATTTGAAACCCAAGAAACTGCCAAATTCTAAGACCTCATAAGTAACACttgttttacacatttttttttttttttttttttttggttctataaCTAGGCTAAGACTCTTACCCTTGTTTTTCATAAAGTGAAACTGTGTCAGTGATTGAGAATACTTGCTTTCAAAGGAAGTCATTAACAGGTAAATAGGAAATTGTACACTTGTGtacacttttaatttttaaaaaataatgtcctTGCTTTGTAAACTTTTCTTACTGAGTTGAGACCATCCCCTCTCTCATAAGCAAGTAAATTAAACAAGTGTTAGTGTGGGGTATCAAAAGTAACCACAAGTAATAGACCTAGTCTGAGGACTAGTATGAAATTTATGTGAATCTGTTTCTCTGACTCTGAATTGGCATTATTTTGGAGTCATTTTTGTACTGTTGCAGGGTTTAAATCACTCCCCATTTTGATGGAAGATGTTTAGCATATCTTCAGATATAGTCTTAATTCTGCCTTTGAATGTCAAAATTAATGTGCAAATAAAACCTAACCTTGTTGTGATTTCCTGCAGCCAAGctagaaaagggaaaatcaagaTATGAATCAAGTCCAAATTTAGGTATTAGAGGAGGAAACATAGGTCTCTGTCTTACCCCTTTCTAAAAACAACCCTTGTATATTGCAGTGGACTTAGTATTGATTCAAGGATTTATTGCATTGGAATTATCAAACAagcaataatcatttatttaatacttatatTTCAGGAACTAAAGTAGTTAGGTatgttagttaaaaaaaaaaggaggggaggaatctttagatttagatttagcaGGGGCAGTCAGCATGTCATAATCAGCAAGTATTGATTAAATACCTAATTAAATGAAGGTTAAAATGTCAAGATAGCCAATTAGATATATAGGgtaaataaaaatgaggaagtaaCTGAAATTACTAGCTTGGTTGATCAGGAAAGTGCTAAGACTCTTGATAGTAATAGAGTAAAGTGAATTGCAGTAATTCATTAGTTTTATATTTCTCAATTGTGTAGAACaagtattcaaaaaaaaaaaagttttcaaaaaaaaacaattcttggtAAGATCCACTATAACATTGGGCATATTGGTGTTATGTAAGTTTTACCTCTCCAGGAGGCCCATGGCTTTCTTATGGTTTCTGTCATTATttttggaagagaaagaatataagtatatatattcaAAGTTGCCATGGCATAACCCAACCACCCACTTTAATATCAattattccatttttcctctacctctgtAAAAcaaacttctctttctttgttgATGTTTATAGTTATCAATATAATCTCCCCTGTCTGAATAAGAATGTGGTAAAAATGAAGCTTGACTCACTATAGACCACAGAGAGTGGAGTAGAGATTCTCTATGAGGGTCTTCAAATTTAATATTCCAGACCCAGAGTATTATCTGTCAAGGGTACATCTtcctctttaaatgttttaaacaGATGTAATAATTTAGAGAAAGGTGTTATTAAAATCACCTCTTCTGGGTTGTTCCATCAATAAGATTTCTAGTTCTGAAAGTTTACTGGACAGCAAGGAAAGAGCTAGAAATGCCTATTATCTGGTCTACAGAAATCCTGCTCCCTTTCAGGCAAATAGGTATCTTAGTTTCCTGAGCACATCTTTAAATACCTAGAATTTTTGCCCAACTAATCTACTTGGTAGCCCAGATGTGTAGCAGAAAACTTTGAAGTAACAAgatgttttactttttctctgtCAAGTTAATATTGAGCTGGCATTTAAGCTGCTACATTTTATAGAAAGTTacttgatatatacatatatattttccatgAATCAAGGTTTGGGTTTCATTTCACTTACTGTGCTTGACAGCCTTTTGGCTCTTCTACACATtactttttcatataaaaataaattatagcaaTCTTAAGGCAAAAGTGGCTAAATAtttgagttatttttctgggtttACAGATGTTTTGGTTCACATAAAGTATAATTCTAtactttatgtaatatttttaagtttttagaagTATTACATGATCCCAAATTCCAGATTGATGATTAGAAAGTAATTTAAATGAATGAGGTGGGAA
Encoded here:
- the GEMIN8 gene encoding gem-associated protein 8 gives rise to the protein MMDSSQGDSEPWYSQRAYARYWQHYNQAMQWMRRHQNAYRKAMLSFYNSPWYLPALIPNSRYADWGGEDQSAKEDYFSSHGWHNRSQYPQWSQQPPHNTHSHQRTTKDDHVSSTEEESDSDGEIECDLSNMEITEELRQYFAETERHREELKRQQQLEAEHQDVYVEADHDLHPTTGRSVQPPSERPGERRMVEMKKLYGESAAKIQAMETAMQLTFDKNCDKKQPKYWPVIPLKL